The proteins below are encoded in one region of Podarcis raffonei isolate rPodRaf1 chromosome 8, rPodRaf1.pri, whole genome shotgun sequence:
- the SLC35E2B gene encoding solute carrier family 35 member E2B gives MASLASVQNLENADGVAASASLLEEKPKSKGFFKLGSFFHSRNEKYVITRSESVPEENVLKITITETTVIESDLGIWNSHALIYLTLWFFFSFCTLFLNKYILSLLEGEPSMLGAVQMLSTTFIGCVKMFVPCCLYQHKTRVSYPPNFLMIMLFVGLMRFATVVLGLVSLKNVAVSFAETVKSSAPIFTVIMSRMILGEYTGLLVNLSLLPVMGGLALCTATELSFNVLGFSAALSTNIMDCLQNVFSKKLLSGDKYRFSAPELQFYTSAAAVIMLIPAWIFFMDVPVIGRSGKSFQYNQDVVVLLLIDGVLFHLQSVTAYALMGKISPVTFSVASTVKHALSIWLSIIVFGNKITSLSAIGTVLVTIGVLLYNKAKQHQQETIQSLAAASPQASQSLNEDTEPLIPKDLKPYE, from the exons ATGGCCTCCCTCGCAAGTGTCCAGAATTTGGAGAATGCTGACGGTGTCGCCGCTTCTGCTTCTCTCCTGGAGGAGAAGCCCAAAAGCAAAGGGTTTTTCAAGCTCGGCTCCTTCTTCCATTCCCGGAACGAGAAGTACGTCATCACCAGGAGCGAAAGCGTCCCGGAGGAGAACGTTTTGAAGATCACCATCACCGAAACCACTGTCATTGAGTCGGACCTGGGCATCTGGAACTCCCATGCACTCATCTACCTCACCTTGTGGTTTTTCTTCAGCTTTTGCACACTTTTTCTTAACAAGTACATCCTTTCACTGCTGGAAGGGGAGCCGAGCATGCTGG GCGCCGTTCAGATGCTGTCTACCACTTTCATCGGCTGTGTCAAAATGTTTGTCCCTTGCTGCCTCTACCAACACAAGACCCGCGTCTCATACCCTCCCAACTTCCTCATGATTATGTTGTTTGTCGGGCTGATGAG GTTTGCAACTGTGGTCTTGGGCCTAGTCAGTCTGAAAAACGTAGCTGTCTCCTTTGCTGAGACAGTGAAAAGCTCCGCCCCCATTTTTACCGTCATCATGTCCCGCATGATTTTAGGAGAGTACACAG GATTGCTCGTAAACCTGTCTCTTCTCCCCGTCATGGGAGGGCTCGCTTTGTGCACTGCGACGGAGCTGAGCTTCAACGTCCTAGGCTTCTCGGCAGCTTTGTCTACAAACATCATGGACTg CTTGCAGAACGTTTTCTCCAAAAAACTGCTCAGCGGAGACAAGTATCGCTTCTC CGCTCCTGAGCTTCAGTTCTACACCAGTGCAGCCGCAGTGATCATGCTGATTCCAGCTTGGATCTTTTTCATG GACGTGCCAGTAATTGGGAGAAGCGGGAAGAGCTTCCAGTACAACCAGGACGTCGTCGTGCTGCTTCTGATAGACGGAGTGCTGTTTCATCTCCAAAGTGTTACGGCCTATGCCTTGATGGGGAAGATTTCCCCTGtgactttcag CGTTGCCAGCACAGTGAAGCAcgccctgtccatctggctgagcaTCATTGTGTTTGGCAACAAGATCACCAGCCTCTCAGCCATCGGGACTGTCCTGGTGACGATTGGGGTTCTGCTCTATAACAAGGCCAAGCAGCACCAGCAAGAGACCATTCAGAGCCTGGCAGCAGCTTCTCCCCAGGCTTCCCAGAGCTTGAACGAAGACACCGAACCACTGATTCCCAAGGACTTGAAGCCCTACGAATGA